The following proteins are encoded in a genomic region of Primulina huaijiensis isolate GDHJ02 chromosome 3, ASM1229523v2, whole genome shotgun sequence:
- the LOC140974042 gene encoding hypothetical protein At1g04090-like — translation MFGLWDFCVSSCSDSVFEEFLEDPEPFSLPSPLPQWPKGKDFASGKICLGELEVVKVTDFDKIWSCTPLRGKAKGVTFYKPSKIPDGYSCLGHYCQPSDKQLRGYVLVAKAVDKKNGPIRDSASELPSLKKPLNYSLIWSHDELGYIWLPNPPEDYKSMGFVVTTEPNEPEIEEVRCVRADLTEPCEVGEDIFDMKARNSKDQLYIWNMRACARGMLGKGVPVGTFFCGKDENSEDELDIACLKNLDSLLLAMPNLEQVHALVKEYGPTLYFHPDEVYFPSSVSWFFENGALLFEEGTDKGVEIDSAGSNLPAGGENDKEFWLDLPVGDDDNDSKDYVKYGKIETSELYIHVKPASGGSFTDLAMWVFCPFNGPVTIKGGIWNYECNRLGQHVGDWEHYTLRISNFTGELWSIYFSEHSGGEWLDASELEFIEGNKAIVYSSKHGHASFPHEGCYIQGSTKLGVGVRNDCAKSKFLVDSSTKYQIVAAEHLGDQFVAEPHWLQYMREWGPTVVYNSLPELEKIIKHLPFFIRLSVENLIELFPTELYGEEGPTGPKEKDNWLGDERC, via the exons ATGTTCGGTTTGTGGGATTTTTGCGTATCATCATGCTCTGACAGTGTATTTGAAGAGTTCTTGGAGGACCCCGAGCCCTTTTCTTTGCCTTCTCCCCTTCCACAGTGGCCTAAAg GTAAGGATTTTGCATCAGGGAAAATATGCCTGGGGGAATTAGAAGTCGTTAAAGTCACGGATTTCGATAAAATATGGAGTTGCACCCCTTTGCGAGGAAAGGCCAAAGGTGTTACCTTCTATAAGCCTTCTAAAATTCCAGATGGATATTCATGCCTTGGTCATTATTGTCAGCCAAGTGACAAGCAACTGAGAGGTTATGTCCTTGTAGCCAAAGccgttgataaaaaaaatggtcCAATTCGGGATTCAGCTTCTGAACTTCCATCCCTCAAAAAGCCTCTTAACTATAGCTTGATATGGAGTCATGATGAACTTGGTTATATTTGGCTACCAAATCCACCAGAAGATTATAAATCCATGGGTTTTGTAGTTACTACTGAGCCTAATGAACCTGAAATCGAAGAGGTTAGATGTGTTCGAGCTGATCTTACTGAACCTTGTGAAGTTGGTGAGGATATATTTGATATGAAAGCTCGTAACTCGAAAGATCAATTATACATTTGGAACATGAGGGCCTGCGCAAGGGGAATGCTTGGTAAAGGTGTCCCTGTTGGGACATTCTTCTGTGGTAAAGATGAGAATTCTGAGGATGAGTTAGATATTGCTTGTTTGAAAAACCTTGATTCTTTGCTTCTTGCAATGCCGAATCTTGAGCAAGTTCATGCCCTCGTCAAGGAATATGGGCCGACTCTGTATTTCCACCCAGATGAAGTTTATTTTCCGTCTTCAGTTTCTTGGTTTTTCGAAAACGGGGCTCTTTTGTTCGAAGAAGGAACTGATAAAGGTGTGGAAATTGATTCCGCAGGATCAAATTTACCAGCTGGTGGAGAAAATGATAAAGAGTTCTGGCTCGATTTACCAGTTGGTGATGATGACAATGATAGCAAAGACTATGTCAAGTATGGTAAAATCGAAACATCTGAGCTCTATATCCATGTAAAGCCAGCTTCTGGAGGCTCTTTCACCGACCTTGCTATGTGGGTTTTTTGTCCTTTCAACGGCCCGGTTACGATTAAAGGTGGAATATGGAATTATGAATGCAATAGACTAGGACAGCATGTTGGTGATTGGGAACATTATACGCTTCGCATAAGTAACTTCACTGGAGAGCTTTGGAGCATATATTTCTCGGAGCATAGTGGTGGTGAATGGCTCGACGCCTCAGAATTGGAGTTCATCGAGGGAAATAAGGCCATAGTTTACTCCTCAAAACACGGCCACGCAAGTTTCCCACACGAGGGATGCTACATCCAGGGCTCAACAAAACTTGGTGTTGGTGTGAGGAATGATTGTGCTAAAAGCAAGTTTTTGGTCGACTCAAGTACCAAATACCAGATTGTCGCTGCGGAGCATCTCGGAGATCAATTTGTAGCCGAGCCACATTGGTTGCAGTACATGAGAGAATGGGGTCCCACCGTCGTTTACAATTCACTGCCTGAGTTGGAAAAGATCATCAAACACCTTCCTTTCTTCATTAGACTATCGGTTGAAAATCTCATTGAGCTATTCCCCACTGAACTTTACGGTGAAGAAGGGCCAACAGGACCAAAGGAGAAGGATAATTGGCTAGGGGATGAACGGTGTTAG